One genomic region from Onychostoma macrolepis isolate SWU-2019 chromosome 23, ASM1243209v1, whole genome shotgun sequence encodes:
- the znf512b gene encoding zinc finger protein 512B: protein MDTSSGARVVKPSSGLSKGRTAKQAHPAEMARMGSTENDNHGSSYNEKSEGKKKGRPRVEVQELRIIPAHMMVQWKEEFKSRSRVKCPCSGCWLEFPSIYGLKYHYQRCQGATIAEKLSHRCPYCEAVFATKVRLQKHKLWNHPERVTMETKSGVTLDAKSDPKPEPKQHKSPVKRNAKKRPVENSPPSPVFFKVKKTQEVSRPSQNGECAPQRPDRKQQQGTSVDTGGSESEGGSLPPPFPEEDPERMKHRRKQKTPKKFTGEQPSISGTFGLKGMNKVEEKLKAGRMKRAEGALFAEESQRKQSVHAPSRKEAAVISSVPPAEAQWQNTISERGEVVCPTCSVVTRKTVHGLKKHMEICQKLRDALKCQQCQKQFRSKAGLNYHSMADHIKPSASENVSEEEQEERERLRCVLKQMGRIKCPSEGCSAHFSSLMGYQYHQKRCGRELPDKQKPVFLCQHCGKTYRSKAGRDYHLRTEHPVTTLSTHSLTAEDWKQEDSKDEEDVLEDEEEDEEEEEEDDDDEEEEEPVQIKGREKAKERVDVPVEKMEERKEEKTVVEQLLDLERTPSGRVRRRSAQVAVFHLQEIAEDELAKDWGTKRRIKDDLVPDIKRLNYTRPGLPNFSPETVNSWKNEVKEKGFICCPNCNCEAIYSSVSGLKAHLASCNKGGGDVGKYTCLLCQKEFNSESGVKYHISKTHSQNWFRTSTNEVTNNKKKEPESNGLQKDMKNVVPGKRRGRKPKEHHLVTAPFPAETQSYCPAPAPLPPQTVSLAPETQTPVPNPIINTPSTPSAPVDSGNPAQARDTQPPIKKRGKTKKAQTAE from the exons GTTCCTCCTATAATGAGAAATCAGAGGGTAAGAAGAAAGGACGCCCTCGCGTGGAGGTGCAGGAGCTGCGCATTATTCCC GCCCATATGATGGTTCAGTGGAAAGAGGAGTTTAAGAGTCGTTCCAGGGTGAAATGTCCATGCTCAGGCTGCTGGTTGGAATTCCCCAGTATTTACGGACTTAAATATCACTATCAGCGATGCCAAGGG GCGACCATAGCAGAGAAGCTGAGTCACAGATGCCCGTACTGTGAGGCTGTGTTTGCCACCAAGGTGCGTCTTCAGAAGCACAAGCTGTGGAATCACCCAGAAAGGGTCACCATGGAGACTAAGTCCGGGGTCACCTTGGATGCCAAATCCGATCCCAAGCCCGAACCCAAACAGCATAAAAGCCCTGTGAAGCGAAATGCCAAAAAAAG GCCCGTGGAGAACAGCCCTCCATCACCCGTATTTTTCAAGGTGAAGAAGACCCAGGAGGTGTCTCGGCCCTCACAGAATGGGGAGTGCGCCCCCCAAAGGCCGGACAGGAAACAGCAGCAGGGGACGTCCGTAGACACTGGGGGCAGTGAGAGTGAGGGAGGCAGTCTACCCCCACCCTTCCCTGAGGAGGACCCTGAGAGAATGAAGCACA GGAGGAAGCAGAAAACTCCAAAGAAGTTCACCGGGGAGCAGCCGTCTATTTCAGGAACATTTGGTTTGAAAG GAATGAATAAGGTGGAGGAGAAGTTGAAAGCAGGTCGGATGAAGAGGGCGGAAGGGGCTCTGTTCGCTGAGGAGTCCCAGAGGAAGCAGTCGGTTCATGCTCCCAGCAGAAAAGAGGCTGCTGTTATTAGTtcag TTCCCCCTGCTGAAGCCCAGTGGCAGAACACCATCTCTGAGAGAGGAGAAGTGGTCTGTCCCACCTGCTCTGTCGTCACTCGCAAGACCGTCCATGGACTTAAGAAGCACATGGAGATCTGTCAGAAG CTGCGGGACGCTCTCAAATGTCAGCAGTGTCAGAAACAGTTCCGATCAAAAGCTGGACTCAATTACCACAGCATGGCTGACCACATTAAG CCCTCGGCGAGTGAAAATGTGTCTGAAGAGGagcaggaggagagagagaggctaCGCTGCGTCCTCAAACAGATGGGCCGAATCAAATGTCCCAGTGAG GGCTGTTCAGCTCATTTCTCCAGTCTGATGGGTTATCAGTATCATCAGAAACGCTGTGGCAGAGAGCTGCCAGACAAACAGAAGCCTGTCTTCCTGTGCCAGCACTGTGGTAAGACCTATCGCTCAAAAGCTGGCCGTGACTACCACCTTCGCACCGAGCACCCCGTCACCACCCTGTCCACACACTCG CTCACAGCTGAGGACTGGAAACAGGAAGACAGTAAAGATGAGGAGGATGTGCTGGAGGATGAAGAAGAGGacgaagaagaggaggaggaggacgaCGACGACGAGGAAGAGGAAGAACCTGTGCAAATAAAGGGCAGAGAGAAGGCAAAGGAGAGAGTAGACGTGCCGGTGGAGAAGATGGAGGAGAGGAAGGAGGAGAAAACAGTGGTGGAGCAGCTGCTGGATTTGGAGAGGACGCCCAGCGGCAGGGTGCGCCGGCGCTCGGCTCAGGTGGCGGTGTTCCACCTGCAGGAGATCGCAGAGGACGAGCTGGCCAAAGACTGGGGCACCAAACGACGCATCAAAGACGACCTCGTACCAGATATCAAGAGG CTCAACTATACACGACCAGGTCTCCCCAACTTTAGCCCTGAAACTGTGAATAGCTGGAAGAACGAGGTGAAGGAAAAAGGATTTATCTGCTGCCCCAATTGT AACTGCGAGGCTATCTACTCAAGTGTATCTGGACTTAAAGCGCACTTGGCAAGCTGTAACAAG GGAGGGGGCGACGTAGGGAAGTACACTTGTTTGCTCTGTCAGAAGGAGTTTAACTCTGAGAGCGGCGTGAAGTACCATATCAGCAAGACACACTCACAG AACTGGTTTCGGACGTCTACCAACGAAGTAAccaacaacaagaaaaaagagCCAGAAAGCAATGGCTTACAGAAGGACATGAAAAACGTAGTGCCTGGGAAGAGGAGGGGACGAAAGCCCAAAGAGCACCACCTGGTGACAGCCCCCTTTCCAGCAGAGACTCAGAGCTACTGCCCAGCTCCAGCTCCGCTTCCACCCCAGACCGTAAGCCTAGCCCCAGAAACCCAAACCCCCGTGCCCAACCCTATCATCAACACCCCATCCACACCCTCTGCCCCAGTGGACAGTGGGAATCCAGCCCAAGCCAGAGACACACAGCCCCCTATAAAGAAACGAGGCAAAACTAAGAAAGCGCAGACCGCTGAGTAA